In the genome of Caenorhabditis elegans chromosome IV, the window TCCCAGCCGGCGACGAGCACTGAGGCGGAGAGCTGCTCGCGGTAGTTGTAGAGGAATTGGCGGAAAATCTGGCTCGAGCGGTAGATTGTCACTGGCTTGTTCTCTGTCAtgctgaaaaaagtgattatttaaaaaaattattttatttaattttaaaacaactgaaaattcctTACGTATAAACATCAATATGGTACTTGGCAATATCGGCGATCGCTTGAGTGTCCGCTGCAGATCCAGAACGGCACACAACCATATTATCGGTGATCGGGGTGATTTTGTTGGTGGCACGGGAGGTGATGAACGAGCCGGCGCTGGTTCTCGAGTCGGTTCCGACGACAACTCCACCGTTGTACTCCATAGCGATGAGAgtggtctgaaaattgagcttttagtggaaatttcaatttaaaaatctcactCCAGTGCTGATTTCTTCCTGTGGATAGAACCCGATTGCCGGAATGGCTTTGCGCTTCTCATCTCGCATAGTATCCATTATCTGCAAAATATCGacttaaattcattttttaaaagttattttaacgttaagaaatcaataataatgtataaaaacaaatttagtagttatttttcagaataaaatcattaaaaacgaGAAACCCGAGCAGAAAAAACATTGTCATCAAATCTCAATGCAGCAAAAATGACGTTTGAATTGGCGCTCCACCGGACTGCCTGCACATCTAACTTTCCTGGCACGCGGCCAACATTCGATTTTGGGACGATCGACACGTTCTGGCcacattttctttgattttttctgatttcgcCGACTTTTTTCCCGTTAAAACTGGTTTTTATAACTAGTTTTCCAtgtatttattagtttttgtCATGTTAGTCACTGAATATCCATGATTTCTCGCCCTCACTGTCttggatttttgtttctctgaattttcgccatttttgattgaaattgtgACATTCAaccgtttatttttttgtaattcctCGCAACtgataatttcttttttctaaaatcaattatttgcAGTAATGTCGGACAGAAATTGCTACAAGTGCCAACAGCCGGGACATATCTCCCGCAACTGCCCGAATGGCGAGTCCGATGGTGGACGTAGAGGAGGTGGAGGAGGTGGAGTGGTGTTGAATTTGGGGTGTTGAGTTGATTTAGGTAAATACATTATCTCTTGATTTCTTACCgaattgcaataatttttgaagttctgGAGAAGTGGAGGCGAAGAGAAATGTGTTTAAGCTGGCGGAGATTAGGAGTTATTTGATGATAAATTTACAGCGGAAATCTCGAGACTAATTTCATGTTATTTCAGGATCCACCTGCTACAACTGCCAAGAGACTGGACACTTCTCTCGCGATTGCCCCAAGGGAGGATCCGGAGGAGGACAACGTGGAGGTGGCGGCGGCGGTGGATCGTGCTACAACTGCGGAGGACGTGGACACTACTCTCGTGACTGCCCATCCGCCAGATCTGAGGGAGGAAGCGGTGGCTACGGAGGCCGCGGTGGAGAAGGCAGAAGCTTCGGCGGACAAAAGTGCTACAATTGCGGACGCTCCGGGCACATTTCCCGCGAGTGCACCGAGAGTGGCTCGGCCGAGGAGAAGCGTTGCTACCAGTGCCAGGAGACCGGACACATCTCCCGCGACTGCCCAAGCCAGACCAACTAAATCAATCATCATTCCCCCCATTTTCGTTGTCTTTTCATTGTTCTGTAACTCGAAATAATGTATTCAACTGAAACTTTCGTTCACTCCTTTTTCCAATAATCCTCTTCCCCGCATCTCAAATATTATATGTGAATGCTGGTTGCAGCTATTATCCCCCATCCCAACCTCTGAACCTCTTGAACGAAAGTGGTAATAAATTGTTGATTAAAGTCGTCGTCTTGCGCTCCTCCTCTTTCGCATCGGAAGTGAAGGCGACGTGATGCTCTCACATGGGTTTCCATAGCAACGCGCGCTCTCGCCGAGCAACTCGCGCTGCTCATTCACTCACTTTCGCATATTCTGCGGGAGCCTCGAACAATGAGCtgttgtttttcgaaaaagcttTTTGGGCGCCGGTCTAAACGTGAGGATCGCTACAAGGTCAGCGAGGATGCGGTGCCGAAACCGGAAGAGGGAGGTGAACCTCCAAAGTATTCGTGGTAAGTGGAATTTGTGGTCTCgcagtgaattttttaaaaaaattcgatttcgcTGCAAGACCTGTTGCAATCATTTTGATAGCGCCTCTCTGAGGTTTCTAGGTTTcgtttctttagatatttaggtctggaattcaaaaaaagattaaaggCGCATCGCTGCGGGAcccgaaaaattaatttttaagggATCGTCGAGAAAAAGTTAATGCCGAAGACTTTACAATTGCGAATATCCATAACACGACTCTGAAAAAGGAGTCGAAAGATGGTGGACCACTTCAAATGGAGAATTGCACGGTAcggtttaaaggcgcacgtatcgtggcgagacccgatAATTTCTTTTATAAACTGATACAATAATTTAAAGTGGAAAAGGAGTCTcagcaatttccgaaaaataaaaatatcgtTAAAGAAAAGAgcggaatttgaaattcccttccgcattttttaaaacatttaattttcaataagatTTTATCAATCTCCCGTATActaaattttccgatttttgatgtgaaaatacggtacccgttCTCGAcacggcaatttttttaaaacacaaaaacgtgtgtgcctttaaagagtactgcatacatactgtaatttcaaacttttgttattCCGGGGttcttattaatttttcatcgtttttctatcatataaaaatatgtttatttactttttaaaaactaaaatattaaaaaaaaactctaaatttttaatagattatggaaaatcgataaaaattccgcagcaacaaaatttttaaaatacagtactctttaaaggcggaCACCCGTTTGTATTTAACCGAAAATTACCGTGTGGAGACCGAATACCGTATTTTCggcgcaaaaatcgcaaattttaaCGTCTGggtaataaatttgaaaaactttctttgaaaatttaaatatccgctgatttttttcaaaatttcttaacaatattttttagaaacatgttttcgcaaaattttcattataaaaatgcaatttatcTGAAAGTCCGCAAACTTTCGGGACCTTTTCAACATTgtaaagcatttttttttggaatttttttagagacattttttaatgcaCACGTgtagtcagaaagtcccatttcggtttgatcttcgaaaaatgcgcgaggtgagacgcagacatctcatctgatttcgcgcatggttaagagcgtgttgacgtcccaatttttttgggaaaaaaattcccgcattttttgtagatcaagtaGATCAAgagtaatgggacagcctgggaCCACGtgaatgcagaaaaaaaaacccttcaATTCCAGGACTCAACAATCCTGTACCTCTACCAAACATCTCAAGTGATTATCGACGATTGCCGCCATTGCACCATCGTGCTCGGCCCAGCGGCGGGCAGCGTTTTCGTGCGTGATTGCGCGAATTGCACAATTTTCACCTCGTGTCAGCAGTTGAGAACACGTGATTGCACGAGCATTCGCATAAGCATTCTGTGCCCAACTGAGCCAATTGTGGAGAACTCAAGCGACATTCACTTCTTCCATTTGGCAATGCGGTACCCGGAGCTTAAAGGTGAGTGGGCTCCTTGTAGGTATCGACAATAATCGCCGCCAGGTCGATTTACGGCGCGCTGCGTGCCGCGTCGCggttttcagccaaaaattgaatgcaagtgtccgtgtggagtacacaaactatcccacgcgttgtccggcaggcgattgtcaatggagcgagAAAAACGCTATGAGGGAGGCCTGAAGCTCGTTTGCAAATGTGACgcttttcgaaaataaaatttcaacgatttttgaaaactcttctTTCGGCtccaaaagagcaaaaagattaaatttttcccaaaattttcagaccaaatGCACGCTGTCGGACTACGTCCATTCACAAATCGAATCGCGTCGGTGCACGACTTCACTCCGGCCGGGGTCAATGGAAAAGGCAACTTTCGAGTCACGCCAGAAGTCGTTCAAATTGTAAGTTTAGTTTCTACATTGCATTATATGgctaagaacgtgctgacgtcacattttttgggcgaaaaagtcccgcattttttgtagatcaaaccgtcgatgggacagcctggcaccacgtgactTTTTGAACAATAACCGACAGATTATCTTGAGCTCCTATCactttcacgtggtgtcagaacgCCCCAtctcggcttgatctacaaaaattgcggaGATTTACGCAGGCGAAAaattccctcattttttgtagaccaAAGCGTGATGGGACATCCAAGCACCactaaaacttttatttttctaaaatcaagTTTTGCAGTCCGACGGCCAAGAGGAGATTCTTCGGGCCAAGGGCGTAATCCTCAAGCCGTCTCCGGCGGACTTTATCCCACGATTCACCGACACCACTGACCCGGATCCGACGTTCCTGTACGTGCTCGGCAAATCAGAGCCTGTTGATGAGCTCGGTGATCGCGCGATCGAACTTCTTCACGCGATCTACAAGTCGGGGATGCAGGTCATGGGCACTTGCGATCTCGAGACAAGCACCGTCGACTCGAAGTTGGTCCCGTTTGCCGGGCAAGCAGGTTGGTTTGGACTTTTTTTGTGCACTCTCTTAAAATTCCCATAATACATTTCAGAGCGTATGATCCTGTTCCAACTGAAAGGGAACCTCGCCAACCTCGAGTGTGACGTGGAATTTGACGTGATGTCCGAGAACGACCTGGTTCCACTTCGCAATCTTCTCATTCATCTGGAgggaaagaaaaatggataagGATTAACTTCTCTAAACTCTCCACTTTCTCAGATCCTCCACCCAATCCCAAGTATTCAGAAATTCGCTTGAGGgacacttttaaaaactttttattgaaaatctgttgaaattttgtgtttctatGTAACTTTTTCCGAGCCCTCTTCTTatatcattttccaaaaccCCAAATTCCCAGGTGTCCCAGTTTTGCCGTAGCTAAAACGTGCTTTATTTactcaatctgaaaaattttgacgcATATGTCACCTGAAAATTATGTCCTAAATTTGATCGAAACCAGGCGTGGGcggcaaacaattttaattccggcaagtcggcaaattgtcggaattgaacaCTTTCGGCAagccggcaaattaccgatttacCTAGtggtttttcacatttttttggaaatttcagaattttaattttaaacggcaaaattgtacgcatcttatgaatgttcctacatttattttgaaaagtatgcaaattctatgaaaaaggcacagtttttaGTGTTTCCCTCCTATGAATAATtactctaaaaacttccggcaaattgatgttcggcaaaccggcaagttgccggaaattaaaatttgccgaattcgccggaTGCCAATTTCCGCCCACGCCTGGTCGAAACTGTCTTCCTTCccaattttaaagctttttctgtatttttttttcaatttgaacatttaattttcctaGTTTACATCTAATTCTATCACTTTTGGTACTTTCCTGAAACTcaagaaaaatctcaaaacagCCAAGAAATGGGAGGAGCCTCCTGAGATTAGTTTACCAACTAGAAATCCTCCCCATGCTCCTTAgctacacaattttttttctgcgatTTTCTCAAATCCATCTTATCACAAAATagaggccccacgaaaaggggagcagaacgaaaaggggatctgcaaaaaggggttctgcgaaaaggggagcaacgaaaaggggagctggcactgtgccaaacgcacaaaacgcttttttattctcattcaACGCACGACTTTGTTATAACCACACTCCGTTATTACGCATCGCGCGTTGTTTAgcgtaaaatacaaaaataatgcGTGCGTtgaatgagaataaaaaagcgtttggtgcgtttggcacagtgccagctccccttttcgtatctcccctattcgcagatcccctttttacagatccccttttcgttctgctccccttttcgtggggcctcacAAAATACTATAGTTACCTAAAAACGGTAAAACTGttaagaaatgggcggagcttaataGGTTGTGTACTTAGCTTAGGAAATTAGTTGAGCCAAACTATTGATAAGTAGGCTCCGCTCATATCTTggctatttttctttttttttaatattcttaACTACGGAATGATAGAAAAAGAagtaacaaatattttgttagttgaaaatttttgaatagcaCAAACGATAACTGAGATATAAGATGTCAATGTTGAACAATTGGGTGCAATACTACTCATAGAAGAAACACGGTAATTGTCGTCTCTATCAGAACAGACCCCCACTCTCTCCacagaaatttgtttttctctgaaaatgccCATCGAATGTCCCCAAATGCACCTGAAATGTCTTTAACCTTCATACAAATTGACCGTCAcgaataaaattgaagaaatttggcCGCCGGCGTCCTTCGGTCTTGCCTGTCAAGCGGAAATCATTGCACTTTTTACAACCATACCATCTCGAGAGAGACATACATAAATAGCCGCCGaaattgtcgaattttttatttatttttcacacaCCACATACTGGAACTGGTTTGTTCTTTGAACGCAGCAGGAATATAgcaacagaaaataaaagaaataacaACAAATGAGGAAcaagaatataaaaaatggcagtgaaaatttggtttgATCATTGACATAGTTTGTGACCTTTAATTGCGGTCAGTATTAgtttggcgaaaaaaaaaaacgatgtttAGAATCCGTATAGGGTGTGGCAATTGCAATTATACATGTCATCAAAAATATGATACATACGTCAAAAAAAACGACGTGtacctttaaatttttgggtaaaataattttgaaacctaTTGAGAGTATTCAGCAAaaaggctgaggcttaggcttaggcttatgctaaggcttaggcttagatttaggTGGGCTGGTGCTGAACTTTAATTTTACATTGTTTATGGAAAAACGACAGTTTGAAACGATTTCAAGAAAAGttgctttcaaattttcgaattaaaaaaaaaattagatgcAAAAATAGATCATTTTTTATGACTCTCAaacgaatattttttgcatgaaTTGTAATATagtttgacatttttcaaaaacgctttttttatttaaaaaaaactgaaaaaaagttttcgactCATCTGAACTTATCAGAAAGAATTTGATTTGTATTCATTTTCCATGAGTTCAGCTTGAATTTTATAGTGTTTTGTGAACATGGATACAATTGTaggtcattttcaaaaaactttttgttttttcgggaagaatgtttcacttttttactgTTGAAAACttgagttaattttttaaaaacatatgtTGAACTATGATATTTTGGAGTTCTGTAGTTATGAGAACAATTTTAGCTCTTATCCAAAATATACACTTTTTGTGCAGAATACGTCAGgggaaatgaatttttaagccaaaaaaatgtttttcatcatttttcagaaacagcttgaagttttttattttacaattttgcagAATATGAAGCACATTCCAACCAATTTCAGCGTTTTCTGTGGAAAttgaatcacttttttttttcgaattcgtCATCACATTCTCGAGTTGTAATTTTGCTTATTTGTTCTACATGTGACTATCTATGTTGGCGACTTTAGCCAATAGAAAATAGAGAATAACCttgggaaattttcgaaaaaaactttttaaaatttggtgaaatttttttcacaaaaagcttattgccgaaaattctaatttctacTGATTTTCGGTAACAGAAtttgaattctaaattttcaagctCAGTGTCTCAGCcctccaaaaaaatgaattgtcaaaatttccagtaatCAGTATTTCCAgcgatttccaaaattgttgaattccaaaaaatttctaattgtagattgccggaaatcagaattgccggaaacttaaatttggtattttttgtagttttaggaGCCTAAATATTCATTctaatgagctgaaaattatttattgaaaaatgattaaaaaaattttaatcggcaaaattgtacgcatcctataaatgctcctacatctattttgaaaagtatgcaaattctttaaaaatatctgaagaaaacgggaaaacatttcaaaaaggcatAGTTCAGGTGTTTTTATAACAAATCCCTCAAAACACTTCCAGCAcgttgatatccggcaaatcggcaaccggaaaattgccggaattgaaaatttccggcaaatcggaaaattgccgatttgccaaatttgtttACAAAACAATTTGCCCGCTTTATGTTAGAAAATGACTAACCGaatactaaaaaaacaaagtgaaatttgttcaatttaagAAATATAATTACATTTGAACATTTCCCAAATTGCCCGGCAAagggcaattccggcaatggcCGGAGTAgccaattgccgaaattttgcGAAGCCGGCAAAGCCAAAATTGACGATTGCCGATCTACAGTATTCTGCTCTACagtattaaaaattgcacagaaaataattttcagatcgacTTTTACCAGTTTGCCAGTTTTCTCAGGCTTCATCTCagaaaaatcccaaaagtGATAGGTCAGCTTTCATGAGGAAGTGATAACAACTGTACAGTTACTCGCGGTCTCCCAGTCTCTATTTCCCGAAATTCAAAGAGTCAGCATTCAAAATAACAACCTGCAGTACAACACACTCATGTAATGACCATTCTCGAGTATCTATTGTCCATAGTCTTTGtcttttttctctggaaaaaaggaaacattGTTGAATGTGGTGTCcccttctcttctttttctttttcttcttttcacttCACAAGGGTACGTATTACACTGTAATACGTTCCAAATTGGTAtggaagaaggaaaaaaaaatcacagaagaGATGGAATAGCTGGGAGAAGAGAGATAGGTGCTGTTATCATGTTTGGTTCGAGAACCGACGACGACGATCTGAAGATGATTGATCTGATCTAAACGTCTACTTCGGCAAATTTGGGGGTTTCTTTGGTTTATCACCAGATATTTACGTTTTTGAcctgaaaactagaaattgtCTTGTTCATAAACCATGAAAACGATCAAAGAACTAGAAAAGTCTgcaataaagaaaaaacaaagtgACCCCGCTTTGCCGCTGATGAGATCATAAAATAGTAATATACAAGTCCATCGGAACATGtgagaaatttctggaaaaaaaggcACTAAAACTATTCAACAGAAACACGCATaagcttttcattttttaggttttaaaatttataagagCGGTTTTTGTCCCAAATcacaaattgtttgaaaaattgtgaaatcttGGGAGTTTTCACGACAGTGATCACACACTCTGTTACTAACTTCACCCAACTTTTAAATAGAGTGGATAGATCTGGGTCAAAACTTAGTCGGAACTTGACCAGAATTCAGTCAGCTTGCACGGATTTCtagcttccctcataaattgaaatggaggAGTTTGCCGAGCTAGGCCATTTttgctcggccatatctgggggaGATTTACggtgcgttgcgtgtcgcggcgcggctcgattttagttgtaaaactaaatacgtttgtccgtgtggagttcACGACTTTCTCACCAGTGATGTCAAGTTTATTGTCGGCTCTCGGCTTGCGCCAAGAGCCacaaaaaacaccaaattttcgtaaaaaattccaagttttcgGGCCAGGTGTCACCGTTCTATTCGATCCGTGATGCAGGCTCATACATATAGACTTTCCTttgcaaatttgaacaaaCAATCGTTAGAGACCACAATGTGAGATTCAATCGAAAAAGTCATCGTTACCAGGTGCAAAATAACAAAGGACCGCAaagaatgtttcaaaaagtttgcagATTGTCAACCTAACTTCAACAAAATCTAAAAGTATCGAAAAGTCACTAAAACAGTTTCGGAGACATTCTACGGGGCTCCAAACTagaatttattctgaaaatgaatattgtttttggtccaaaaaactCCCGAATAAGCAGAACTCACCATAGTATGTTTTGGCCTGAAAGCCAGACAATTTTTCATGGGCGCAGAAAACGATCACTGCAGAACTGTGCAATAAAACAGACTGACCTACAGCCACTACGATCATTAAAAATACGAGGTCGAGAACGGGTACAAAACACATCGACTACATTGCGACTCGGAGTCCTATGtacaaataattcaaatttcgagaatATGGCACATGCTCTCTAGGGAGGAACACATCTACATTTGAAGTTATCTGAAAGCGGAGGTTTTACGTATATTTGTAAATTCGATACACTGTGAAATCTAATATATTCCCAAATATTGCCATGCTGTTGTGACTTGGGCTCCGGAGAGCCGGCGCATCCCAACTTTGCGGATGTATAGTTAATTAATTGGTCAGAATCACCCACGATCCCACAATTAACATCCGCCGCCGAATACTCACAATATCTTCCGTATTCTTCCAAGAACATTCGCTCTAATAATCATTtaataaacaattattatttgaattaccgccaagcAATGTAGGCGCGCTCTACGGACAACAACGGAGTGTCGTAGCGCGCTCTCTTTAGCCATTGCTCACATTAAGTATTGGCCTAAATTTGATGATGCAATTATCGCCACTCTCCTCCGATTCTCCCATCGTGTGATGCCGTACTCCTTctaattaattattattcGACTCCTGGCTGCCCTGCAGCACATTCTCTACGTTTTTCCTGATCAATAAACAGGTTTTTATTCGTACTAATTGTTCTGTTATATTCACACCGCTCATCCCTCCTCTCGTTCCGTCCGTCGTCTTTTTTGTCACTCCGAGGTTCTGGCTACCTCTCGGATTGGAGTGTCAACACATGCTGCCCTCATCTTAGGAAACACCcactttttatgaaaatccGCAAGCTCTGCGTTACCTCAAAATATGCcactaaaattttataaaaaaaaacctcctTAAAATTCTGAATAGCGTATAAAATTCCTTGTGGCTATTACGTTTCCATCCCGA includes:
- the pbs-1 gene encoding Proteasome subunit beta (Confirmed by transcript evidence), with the translated sequence MDTMRDEKRKAIPAIGFYPQEEISTGTTLIAMEYNGGVVVGTDSRTSAGSFITSRATNKITPITDNMVVCRSGSAADTQAIADIAKYHIDVYTMTENKPVTIYRSSQIFRQFLYNYREQLSASVLVAGWDEELGGQVYAIPIGGFVSRQRSTASGSGSTFVQGFLDSQWRPNLTLEECKAIVKQAVGLATFRDGSSGGVVRLAVINKAGSQFELFRPDKPGFPFVQTPTPHLSFPPHIEQVL
- the rpi-2 gene encoding Protein XRP2 (Confirmed by transcript evidence), producing MSCCFSKKLFGRRSKREDRYKVSEDAVPKPEEGGEPPKYSWDRREKVNAEDFTIANIHNTTLKKESKDGGPLQMENCTDSTILYLYQTSQVIIDDCRHCTIVLGPAAGSVFVRDCANCTIFTSCQQLRTRDCTSIRISILCPTEPIVENSSDIHFFHLAMRYPELKDQMHAVGLRPFTNRIASVHDFTPAGVNGKGNFRVTPEVVQISDGQEEILRAKGVILKPSPADFIPRFTDTTDPDPTFLYVLGKSEPVDELGDRAIELLHAIYKSGMQVMGTCDLETSTVDSKLVPFAGQAERMILFQLKGNLANLECDVEFDVMSENDLVPLRNLLIHLEGKKNG
- the K08D12.3 gene encoding CCHC-type domain-containing protein (Confirmed by transcript evidence), with amino-acid sequence MSDRNCYKCQQPGHISRNCPNGESDGGRRGGGGGSTCYNCQETGHFSRDCPKGGSGGGQRGGGGGGGSCYNCGGRGHYSRDCPSARSEGGSGGYGGRGGEGRSFGGQKCYNCGRSGHISRECTESGSAEEKRCYQCQETGHISRDCPSQTN
- the K08D12.3 gene encoding CCHC-type domain-containing protein (Confirmed by transcript evidence); translated protein: MSDRNCYKCQQPGHISRNCPNGESDGGRRGGGGGGVVLNLGC